The sequence TGGCGTCGATGATCACCTTCACCGCCGCGTCGCTGGCGTCCAGCGCGGCGAGCAGGCTGGCGTTGTCGCGCGGGGTACCGTGCTGGTTCAACTGCTCGCGCAGGTTGCGCCGGGCCAGGCTTGCCGGATCGGTCTGCTGGCGCCGCGAGTTCGCCGCGCCGACCAATCGCAGCGAGCCCGCAGCGGTGGTGTTGAGCAGCTTCAGCAAGGCGCCGCCAACCACGCCGGTGCCGAGCAGCACGACCGCGATGGTGGAGGATGCCTCGTTCGCGACGCCTGCCGCGCGCTCGGCGAGCACCGCGCTCATGCAAGCACCCGGCGTTTGGACGTCCCTGCCGCCGCGGCACGGAGCAGCGCCGCGTCGAGATCGCGCAGCAGGTCGTCGCCGTCCTCGATGCCCACCGACAGCCGCAGCAGGCTGTCGGCGATGCCGGCGGTGCGGCGCGCCTCCGGCGCCATCGATGCATGGGTCATGCTGGCCGGGTGCGCGATCAGGCTTTCCACGCCGCCCAGCGACTCGGCTAGCGAGAAATACTGCAAGCCGTCGACGAAGGCCTCGATCTGCGCCACGTCGCCGTCCAGTTCGAAGCTCAACATCGCGCCGAAACCCTGCTGCTGGCGCGCCGCCAGCGCATGGCCGGGGTGGCTGGCCAGGCCGGGGTAATACACCTTGCGCACGGCGGCGTGCGCGTCCAGCCGCTCGGCGATGCGCGCAGCGCTTTCCTGGTGCTGGCGCAGCCGCACGCCGAGCGTGCGCAGGCCACGCAGGGTCAGGTAGCTGTCGAACGGCGCGCCGGTGAGGCCGTTGCAGTTGGCCCACCACTTCAGCTGCTCGGCCAGCGCCGCGTCGCGCGCCACCGCCGCGCCGCCGACCACGTCGCTGTGGCCGTTGATGTACTTGGTGGTGGAGTGCACCACCAAGTCGGCGCCGAGCAGCAGCGGCTGCTGCAGCGCCGGCGACAGGAAGGTGTTGTCGACCACCAGCAGGGCGCCCACCGCGTGCGCCGCCTGCGCCACGTGGCGGATGTCGGTGATGCGCAGCAGCGGGTTCGACGGCGTCTCCACCCACACCAGCGCGGGCTTCTTCGCCAGCCCCGCGACCAGCGCTGCCGGATCGGTGAGGTCGGCGAACTCGACCTGGAAGCGGCCCTTCTTCGCCCATGCGTCGAGCAGCCGCCAGGTGCCGCCGTAGCAGTCGTGCGCCGCCAGCACCCGCGCGCCGGCCGGCACCAGTTCCAGCGCCAGCGCCACCGCCGACATGCCGCTGGAAGTCACCACCGCGCCGGCGCCCTGCTCCAAGTCCGCCAACGCCTCGCCGAGCAGGTCGCGGGTGGGGTTGCCGCTGCGCGAGTAGTCGTAGGCGCGCTTGCGGCCGAAGCCGGCGAAACTGTAGTTGGTCGACAGATGCAGCGCGGGCACCACCGCGCCGTGCTGGGTGTCGCTCTCGATGCCGGCGCGCACGGCGCGGGTACAGGGGGCGGGCTCGGTCATCGGGGCAATCTCCGGTTCTGGTTGTGCGGGGACGGGGAATCAGGCCAGCGCTTCGCGCAGCAGCGGCGCGAGCTGTTCGGGTTCTTTCAGGAAAGCGTCGTGGCCGTACGGCGACTCGACCACTTCCAGCGTGGCCGGCCCATGCAGGCGGCGCTGCAGTTCGCACAGGTCGGCCAGCGGCACCAGCCGGTCGGAGGGGAAGCCGATCAGCGTGGCCGGCACGGGAATCTGCTCGGGCTGCACGTCGTGCAGGTCGATCGACTCGGACAGCGCGAGGAAGCGGTCCGCATCGAAGCGCTCGACGAAACGGCGGCCCTGGTGCGCCAGGTAGTCCTCGACCGGGAAGTGGAAGCGCTCCTCGCGCCACTCCGGCCCACCGGCGAAACGTCGGCCGAACTCGGCGCTGCCGCGGTAGGTGGTGATCGCCAGCTGGCGCGCCAGCGCCAGCGCCTCGTCGGCCTGGCCGCTGGCCTGGCCCAGCCGCACGATGCCGCGCTGCACGCTGCGCTGCGCAGTGCTGAGCGGATGCGGCCGGTGTGCGCCAGCCAGCAGCAGCAGGCGGTCCACGCTGCGCGGGTGCCGCGCGGCAAACGCCAGCGCCACCATCGCGCCATAGGAGGAACCGACGAAGGCATGCGCCTGCGCGATGCCCAGCTCGCCGAGCAGCGCGGCCAGCGCGTCGGCCTGATCCTCGCTGGAGACCGAACCGGCGCCGAGCCGGTCCGGGCTGAGCCAGTCGATGGACAGCACGCGCCAGCGCTCCAGGTCGATCGCCGCGCCGCGGCCGACCAGCGCCTGCCACCAGCCCGGCGCCGCATCGCCGTCCAGCGCGGTGACGTCGCGGTCGGCCGAGATGCCGCCCTGCACGATCACGGTGGGCGCACCCGGCGCACCGCACCACAGGTAGTCCACCTCCACCTCGCGCGGACCGCTGCCGTACTTCGGGCTGAGCCGCAGCCGGCGCGTGCTGCGCTGGGCGGCCAGCCGTGCACGCGGTTCGGCAGGAACGGCGCAGGCGGCCTGGCTGGCTTCGGTACGGCGGGCTTCGCTCTGGAACGTCATGGAACTCTCTCCGGTCGGCATCGCCCTGCGAAGTGCCGGAAAGGTCGCCAGCCCCGGTTTCGGCGGCAGACCGCCGCGAGCCGGATGGCGCCCATCTTCCGGTGGGTGCCAAGGCACCTCCGCAGGAGTTGGCACCGTGGCGGAAACGCTCCGCAGGTTGCCCCGGCTTCAAAGGGCCTGTCCCTCAGCCGGTCTCGATGAGTGGAACGGATAGTGATGGCTTCATGTATCCGTGTCAATAGACGTCTAAACGTCTAGGCGTATATATGTTCATTCGATCGTGTCATCCGTCGCGTCGCCCCCGATGCCCAGGAAAATCCCTTTGGGATGCGGAAGGAAAGGCGCAAAATCGACACTCCCAAGCCAAACCTTCATCGATGAGCATCCAGCCCGACCTCTCCGCCGCCATCGGCCACACGCCGCTGCTGCGCCTGCGCCACGCTTCCGCCCTGACTGGCTGCGAGATCCTGGGCAAGGCCGAGTTCCTCAACCCCGGCGGCTCGATCAAGGACCGCACCGCGCTGGGCCTGCTGCTGGACGCCGAGCGGCGCGGGCAGATCCGCCCCGGCGGCCGCATCGTCGAGGGCACTGCCGGCAACACCGGGATCGGCCTGGCCCTGCTTGGCGCCAGCCGCGGCTACCGCACCACCATCTTCATGCCGGACACGCAGAGCCGCGAGAAGATCGACGCGCTGCGCATCGCCGGCGCCGAGGTGCGGCTGGTGCCCGCGGTGCCGTACAAGGACCCGCACCACTACGCGCACCAGGCGCGCGCCCATGCCGCGGCCGCGAACGCGGTCGAGCCGGGCAACGCATGGTTCGCCGACCAGTTCGACAACACCGCCAACCGCGACTGGCACGAGGCCAGCACCGGGCCGGAGATATGGGGCGATGCCGGCGGCCGCGTCGACGGCTTCGTCTGCGCCGCCGGCACCGGCGGCACCCTGGCCGGGGTGGGGCGCGCGCTGAAGGCACGCAACCCTGGCGTGCGCATCGCGCTGGCCGACCCGGCCGGCTCGGCGCTGGCCAGCTACGTCAACACCGGCGAGCTGGTCGCCAGCGGCAACTCGATCAGCGAGGGCATCGGCTCCAGCCGGGTCACCACGAACTTCGACGGCGCGCCGATCGACCTGGCCTGGTCAATCCCCGACGACGAATCGGTACCGCTGTTGCACCGCCTGCTGGCCGAGGAAGGCTGGTGCACCGGCGGCTCCAGCGGCGTCAACCTGGCCGGCGCGATCCGCCTCGCCCGCGAGCTCGGCCCCGGCCACACCATCGTCACCGTGCTCGCCGACGCCGGCACGCGCTACCAGGCCAAGCTGTTCAACCCGGCGTTCCTGCGCGAGAAAGGCATCCCCGTACCGGACTGGCTGGCACGGGCGTTTCCGGGCTGAGCATCCCGCACAGCCATCGCCGCTTCATGCCGGCCCTGCTAACGTAAACAAATGACTCCCCTCCCCGACACGTCCGCGCTGCACGACCGGCTGCAGCGCGACGGCTTTGCCTTCGTCACCCCCGACATCATGCGCACGCTGCTGGAAGCTTCCACGCTGGACGACTGGCCCGCCTTCGTCGCCAGCTGGAACGACCTGGCGCCGGACACCTACCTCGCCGCCAGCGGCCGACACCGGCGGCGCCGGCATGCCACGTTCGCCGCCGATGCCGATGGTGGCATCCGCCGCGAGGCGCACCAGCCGCACTACCAGAGCCTCAAGTACAACCCGCTGCAGGGCGACATCCAGCGCTGGTTCGAACCGGTGCTGCCGGCCATAGGCGACGGCGCCAGCCTGCACCGCATCCTCGGCTTCTGCCGCGACTGCTTCGGCGCGCTGGCCCCGGCTGTCAGCCGCTGGCACGTCGAGGTGCACCAGTTCCGCATCGAGGCGCGCGCGGACGAGGCTGGTGAACCCACGCCCGAAGGCGTGCACCGCGATGGCGTCGACTATGTGCTGGTGCTGTTGATCGACCGCGAGAACATCGAAAGCGGCACCACCACCATCCACGCCCGTGACGGCGCCGTGCTGGGCAGTTTCACGCTCACGCATGCGCTGGATGCGGCGCTGGTCGACGACGCCCGCGTGCTGCACGGCGTCACCGCGGTGACGCCGCTCGATCCGGCCCGACCCGCGCATCGCGACGTGCTGGTGGTGACGTTCAAGGCCGTGACCAGCGCGACTTGAGACGCGCTCGCGCAAGGCAGTTCCCGCCTGGCACGAATCTCAGCCGGGCAGCGCCAGCCACGCGTCGAGCCGCGCGTCGTCCTCTTCGCTGATCGCGATGATGCGATAGCCCGCCCAGACCAGGTCCGCCGCACCCGGCGACTCGTGCCACTGCTCCTGGATGCCTGCCTCGATGTATTGCGGCACGGCACTGTCACCGGACAGCGGCAGGCGCACCTGGTGGATCGCCTCACTTTGCGGCGCCGCCGGGCAGATCAACAGCATGCCGGTACCGGACAGGTTGCCGATCTGCCCCATCGGCTCGCCGGTGATGACATCCATCACCGTCGCCGCGAAGGCGACCGGTTTGCGCCGGGTTCGGCGCTGGTCGCGATCGTGTTGATGCGGATGGTGGCCAGCCTGGCTCATGCGTCACCTCCCTGGCGGGGCGAATGGGATTGCCGGCCCAGCTCCCGGGTAACCGCGCGCCAGGCGTGATCGAGTACGTCCTCGTGCTCCGAGGCGATCTCGCGCACACGGGCGCTGGCGATCTCGCGCGCCAGCTGCAGCTCGCCCAGCTCCTCCGCCCGCTGGCCACTGCGCGTGACAAACAGGCTGTGCCCGGTCAACGACGAATACCAGACCAGCCGCCGCCGGGTCGCGCGTCCGCCGGCCGGATCGGCGAACTCGAACCATGCCCCGGGCGGCAGTGCGCGTAGATGTCGATGCACGCGCAACACATCGGGGCCAGGCGCACTCGCGGCCAGGTCGGGCGCATGCACGGCGGGCGCGACGCCCGCGTCTCGCGGAGGATCGTCCGGCCGCTTACGGCTTCCGAATCGCGTGGCGAGCTGGTCGGCGCCGGCGGGCTTGTCCGATGCCCCCTCCCGGCTCGCTTCCGTCATCTGCCGGGCCAGTGTCGCGAGCTCCTCGTCCGGCATGCCGATCTGCCGCAGACCAGCTTCCACTTCGAGCTGCAACTTGTGGCGATCGCCCACCGGCAAGGCGCCGAGCAACTGGTCGGTGACCGCCAGTCGCGTTCCGAAGACCTGGCTCTGTTCGCCATGACGCAGCAGGGTCAGCGCCAGCACATCCGACCACGCCTGATCGAGCTGACCGCGCACCCGCGATGCCCTGGCGAGGCGAGGGGACAGCAACTCGCCCACCCGGTGGCGCGCCTGCTCCAGGCGCTCGAGCCCCTGCATCGCATCCACCTGGCGGCGCTCCGCCAGTTGGGTCTTGTGCTGCAGGTAGGCGAGGTATTGCTCGATGTCGTCCAGCAGCGAGACGTAAAGCGCCACGCTGGGCGCTTCATGACCGGCACGTTCGATCAGCTGGCCCAGCTGCATGCGCAAGCCGCGATCGGACAAGCCGCCGGCGTCATCGAGCCAGTCGCGGGCGATTTCGGCGATCCGGCCAAGCACCTTGCGCGCGGGATGGTCATGCTGCTCGGAGAACCCGCGATCGATCAGCGCCATGCGCAACATGGGCAGCTGCAGGTCACGGATCAGGGTCTGCGCGTCGCTGGCGGGCGGCAACTGCCGGGCGATCTGGCCGAACAGGCGCACGATGAGTTCCACCGTGTCGTCCTGCTCGCTGGACAGGCTGGCGCGCGTGGCGTGGCCCGGGCGCCCGACGCTGAGCTGGATGAGCAGCTCTTCGCGCAGGCGCGAAGGACGGTTCAGATCGATGCGAGTCTCCTCGTCCGCATCCCGCAGGTGCGCCTGCAAGGCGGCGAGCGCGGCTTGCAGCTCCTCGTCAGTGACCGCGTTGTTGTCCCGCCCGCCGAAGGCACCACCCATGCGCGGCGGCACGGGCGCTGCACGCGGCGACGGCGGCGCGACGGCCTGCGTGGCGACCGCCGGCACGGCCGGCCTGGCTGGCGCCTCCTGCCTGGCCGGATCGCGGCGTGGCGCGGTGCGCGGCAACGCAAACGGGCGCAGCTGCGGCAGGATGCCATCGGCGCAGAAGTGGGCATTGACCAGCTCGTACAGCGGCGCCAGCCCCTGGATCAGGCTGCCCTCCAGGCTCTGCAGCAGCAGCAACTCATGCACGCTGGGCAGACCCAGCGTGCGACTGGCCTCGCGAAAGGCGCCGGCCATGGCCTGCGGCCCGATCGGCAGCGCTTCGCTCTCCAGTGGCGACGCCCCGATCAGCACGGCAAACCGATAACCCAGCTCGATGAGTTGCGGACCGCCGCGTGCCTCGCTGCGTGCGACCAGCTGATCGAGCGCGGCAGCCAGTTCGTGCTCAAGCGGGTCGAGCAGGCTCAGCGTTTGCGGGGCGGCCGCCGCGGTCCTGGCGATGGGCATGCCGAGGCGGTCGAATGCCCGATCGACACTGGCGATGAAGCGCTGATCGAACACCTTGCGCTCGTCGCGCAACCGCAGCCGGGTAGCCAGATACCGCTCCTGTTCGAGATGGCTGGCCGTGAGCTGGGACTGCCGGTGCAGGCTCATGTCGAAATGGTCGAGGCTGCGCCCCAGCGGCTCATGCAGCCAGTTGGCGCAGAGCGTACGCAGCTCGCCAAGCAGGCGGCGCGTGCGTGCCGGCCAGCGTGCGTCCGGATGGCGCACCGGATCGGCATCGCCTCCCGTGCGCGGACCTGTCTGTTCATCAGTCATGACAACCTCCAGACCCGGACGGCATTCCATCGCCACCGGGCCGATCAAGCCGGTATCGGTCAAAAGCGGCAGACATTCAGCCCACGCCCGCCGTCAAGATTCTGGAAATCCGCCCGCACCGTCATGTCATGTCCCAAACGCATCCGGCGGCACCGGAAGGGCGCCTGGCCGACCCAGCAGATAGCCCTGGCCGAGCTCGCAGCCCATGTCCAGCAGCATCCGGCGCTGGGTCTGGGTCTCGATGCCTTCGGCGACCACCTGGATGTTCAGCGCGCGCGCCAGCGCCAGGATCGCCTCCACCATGACACCGCTGGTGTTGCTCGTGTGGCCGACTTCGTCCAGTTTCTGCACAAAGACCTGATCGATCTTCAACATGCGCAACGGCAGCGAGTGCAGGTAGCTGAGCGACGAATAACCCGTACCGAAATCATCGAGCGCGGCGCCTACGCCGGCCACGCGCAATCGTTCGAGCGTGGCGTGCACGCGTTCGGCATCGTCCAGCAGCGCGCCTTCGGTGACTTCGATGATCAGGCGCGAATTCGGCAGGCCGGTGGACTGGAGCAACTGGAGCAGGCGCGTGTCGAAATCGACATAGCGCAGGTGCCTCGCCGAGACGTTGAGCGTCATGAACGTGTCGTCGCGGCCATGAAGCATGAGCTGGCGGCAGCTGAGTTCGAACATGCGCCAGTCGATCGCTTCGATCAGCCCGCTGTCCTCGGCGATCCTGATGAAATCCCCGGGCCCGAGCAGGCCGCGCGCCGGATGGTTCCAGCGCAGCAGTGCCTCATGGCCAACCACCCGACCGTCCCCGAGTCTGCAGATCGGCTGGAAATACGGTTCGAACTCGTCGTTCTGCAACGCATGGCGCAGTTCGGCCTCCAGCGTCAGCACGTCGACCATGTTCTTTGCCAGCGCCTCGTCGAACATCTCGAAACGCTTGCGGCCACTCTGCTTTGCCCGATACAGCGCGATGTCGGCATCGCGCAGCAGGTCATCGGCGCTGTCGTAGCGACAGTGCTTGTCGGCAACGGCGATGCCGATGCTGGCCGAGGGCTCCAGCTCCTTGCCTACCAGCTGCAGCGGCTCGCTCAGGCATTTCAATATGCGTTGCGCCACCATCACGGCCATGGCGGGGGTTTCCACGCCCTCCAGCAGGATCGCAAATTCGTCGCCCGAGAGCCGCGCCACCACGTCGGGCTCACGCACGCAATGCATCAGCCGCCCGGCGATTTCCTTGAGGAACGCGTCCCCGGCCAGATGGCCGAGGCTGTCGTTGATCACCTTGAAGCGATCGACGTCCAGATACAGCAGCGCACAACGCCGTGCCGGTTCGCGTCGCAGCAGCGCCAGCACCCGATCGAGTCGATCACGCAGGTAGCCGCGGTTCGGCAGCCCGGTCAATGAATCGTGCATCACCTGATGCTTCAGCTGCAGCTGGATCTGCTCGCGCTGGCGAATCTGCTGCAGCAACTCGTGCGTGCGCTCTTCCACCCGCTGTTCGAGCTGCGCATTGGCCTGGTGCAGCGAAGCGGTGGAACGGCGGCGGTAGATGCTGTTGGCGATCTGCAGCGCGGCGAAGCTGAGCAATTCCTGATCCGCGGCGTCGTAGGCGTTCTCCTCCGCGTAGTTCTGCACGGCCACGAGTCCGATCACCTCGTCGGCGACCACCAGCGGCACGCCCAGCCAGCATTCTGCGGGGGCACCGATGTTGTGCCGCATGACTTCGCCTTCCTGCAGCAGCATCTCGACATCGGCCAGTCGCCCCAGGAACGGACGGGCACGCCGGAGAACGTATTCGCTCAGACCGTGCCCGAGCGGCCGAACCAGCGTGCGGCGCACTCCCTCGTCCACGTAGTAGGGAAATTCGAGCATCTCGTGATCGTCGGAAATCAGCGCGATGAAGAAATTCTCCGCATTGAGCAGGGCACCGACCACCGCATGGGTTCGTGCGTAGAACTCGTTCTCGTCGATGTCCGCGGTCGCCAGCTGCGCCAGCTGGAACAGGGCACCCTGCAGTTGCTCGGCACGCTGGCGCTCCAGCACCTCCAGCTGCAGGCCATGATTGGCCTCGGCCAGCTCGAGTGTTCTGGTCTGTACGCGCAGCTCCAGGTCGTTCTTGCTCTGCTTGCGTTCGAGCGCGGTAAGGATGTGGCTGCCGACGAACTCCAGCAGCGCCCGGTCTTCAAGCGTGTATATGGTGCCCTCGCGATAGCTCTGCACCACCAGTGCACCATGCACCTGGCCATTGCGCAGCATGGGCACGCCGAGCCAGTCGGCACTTTCGGGGCCAGCCTTGATGACCGGCCCGTTCACCTGTTCGTCAAGCTGCTCCTGACTGCCCATCAACGGCTTTCCGCCGGTCAGCAGATGCCAGGTCAGGGTATGGCGCCGGCCTTCCAGCGGCACGTCGCGGGTGGTGTCGAGCCCTTCCTTGTCCTCGACGTCGGCGTAGTAGAGGAAGCGCATCGTGCCGCGCTCCTCGTCGTAACGGACGATCAGGAAGTTCTCGCCATACATCAACGTGCTGACGATTTCGTGGATGCCGCGCAGGAGTTCGGGCATGTCCAGGTCCGAACCGGCCAGATCGGAAATCGCGAACAGCGCCCGCTGCAGCTTTTCCGAACGCTCCAGCTGCTTGTGCGAACCTTGCACGCCGGTCAGCTTCAACGTCTGTTGCAACCGCTGGCTGGCCATGTCGAAATGCCGATCGAGCGCGATGGGCAGGCTGGTCGCCAACTGTCCGCGAGCGAAATGAAGCAGCAACACCGCGCGGTCGTCCGGCACCAGCCGCCATGCCAGACGACGGCCATCGGCATCGAGGGCAAAGCCATTGCCGACAAGCGCCGCCTGTGACCAGGCAGCCTCATCAGGGGTCACGCTGGCTCCGCAGGGATGCGCGTCGATCTCGCCACCCCACAACACGCTCGCTCTCTCGCAGTCGGGGAAGGCGCACGCCAGCTCAACGATCACCTCTGCGACCTCGACGGGCGTCGTCGCGACGATCAAGCGACGCAGCCATGCCCGCTCCTCCGCCGCCGTAAGCGGCATCGGGCAGGAGATACGCGATTGCACGTTGATGTTTGTTGTGGACATGCCCGCAGCATGCAATGCCTGTTCCAGACAAGCTGAACGACGACGGCCGCGGCGGCTACTGTGATGTCCATCACATATATCGGCGGCTTGCGTTCATACAAAGCCCGTCGCCGGGCAGAACGAGGGCCGGTGATGCGCAGGGGCCGTTGCCGCGAGAGTGATCCAGCCGTCCGGGTTCGTGAACCGTTCAGCGCACCGGTCAACGCGGGAAAGTCCGGCGCGCGGCCGTGGTCACAAACTGCCTGAAACCGGCATGGTCGAGACAGCCATTCCGTGCGGCCACGGCGTGCACCATCCGGCGCGGATCGCTCGCCCGGCACTACTTGATGGAACGATACATACCGGCGTTTGCGATGGACCGGAACGGCTGCGACACTTCACGGCACGACGCCGGCGCAAGAGGCGCCTCCCGCCGCCACCGGAACCCGTGCCATGTCCATCGCCGGAAATGTCGTGATCGCCCTGGTCGCCCTGCTGCATCTGTGGTTCCTGATCCTTGAAATGTTCCTGTGGACGAGGCCTTCTGGCCGCCGCGCGTTCGGCACCACCGCCGAGTTCGCCGAACAATCGAAGGCACTCGCTGCCAATCAGGGGCTTTACAACGGTTTTCTGGCGGCCGGCCTTGCGTGGGGCCTCTGGCTCGGCGCCGACGGTTTGGGCGTCAAGGTGTTCTTCCTCGCTTGCGTGCTTATCGCCGGCATTTTCGGCGGATTGACCGCGAGCCGGAAAATCCTGTGGATACAGGCGTTGCCGGCCGTGATCGGGCTGGTACTCGTTCACCTGGCTTGAGACCGGCATCCATGGCGCCTCCTTCTCGCGAAGCGGTCGGGCCACGCTTCGATCCCACGCTCATGCAGCGGGCCCGCGAGAAAACCTGGGCGGCGCTGCACGGTATCCGCGCGCGCATGCGGCCGGGGATCAGCGAGGACGAAGCGAAAATGGAGGCCGCCGAAGTCTTCCGCGAGCTGGGTTTCGAGCGGCTGTGGCATCCGGCGCTGATCCGCATCGGCGCCAACACAGTAAAAACCTATCGGCAGCGCTCCGACCCCGGTGTGCGGCTGGGCGAGAACGACAGTTACTTCATCGACCTCGGGCTCGTGTTCGACGGCCATGAGGG is a genomic window of Rhodanobacter thiooxydans containing:
- the metB gene encoding cystathionine gamma-synthase, translating into MTEPAPCTRAVRAGIESDTQHGAVVPALHLSTNYSFAGFGRKRAYDYSRSGNPTRDLLGEALADLEQGAGAVVTSSGMSAVALALELVPAGARVLAAHDCYGGTWRLLDAWAKKGRFQVEFADLTDPAALVAGLAKKPALVWVETPSNPLLRITDIRHVAQAAHAVGALLVVDNTFLSPALQQPLLLGADLVVHSTTKYINGHSDVVGGAAVARDAALAEQLKWWANCNGLTGAPFDSYLTLRGLRTLGVRLRQHQESAARIAERLDAHAAVRKVYYPGLASHPGHALAARQQQGFGAMLSFELDGDVAQIEAFVDGLQYFSLAESLGGVESLIAHPASMTHASMAPEARRTAGIADSLLRLSVGIEDGDDLLRDLDAALLRAAAAGTSKRRVLA
- the metX gene encoding homoserine O-succinyltransferase MetX, translated to MTFQSEARRTEASQAACAVPAEPRARLAAQRSTRRLRLSPKYGSGPREVEVDYLWCGAPGAPTVIVQGGISADRDVTALDGDAAPGWWQALVGRGAAIDLERWRVLSIDWLSPDRLGAGSVSSEDQADALAALLGELGIAQAHAFVGSSYGAMVALAFAARHPRSVDRLLLLAGAHRPHPLSTAQRSVQRGIVRLGQASGQADEALALARQLAITTYRGSAEFGRRFAGGPEWREERFHFPVEDYLAHQGRRFVERFDADRFLALSESIDLHDVQPEQIPVPATLIGFPSDRLVPLADLCELQRRLHGPATLEVVESPYGHDAFLKEPEQLAPLLREALA
- a CDS encoding cysteine synthase A, with translation MSIQPDLSAAIGHTPLLRLRHASALTGCEILGKAEFLNPGGSIKDRTALGLLLDAERRGQIRPGGRIVEGTAGNTGIGLALLGASRGYRTTIFMPDTQSREKIDALRIAGAEVRLVPAVPYKDPHHYAHQARAHAAAANAVEPGNAWFADQFDNTANRDWHEASTGPEIWGDAGGRVDGFVCAAGTGGTLAGVGRALKARNPGVRIALADPAGSALASYVNTGELVASGNSISEGIGSSRVTTNFDGAPIDLAWSIPDDESVPLLHRLLAEEGWCTGGSSGVNLAGAIRLARELGPGHTIVTVLADAGTRYQAKLFNPAFLREKGIPVPDWLARAFPG
- a CDS encoding 2OG-Fe dioxygenase family protein — encoded protein: MTPLPDTSALHDRLQRDGFAFVTPDIMRTLLEASTLDDWPAFVASWNDLAPDTYLAASGRHRRRRHATFAADADGGIRREAHQPHYQSLKYNPLQGDIQRWFEPVLPAIGDGASLHRILGFCRDCFGALAPAVSRWHVEVHQFRIEARADEAGEPTPEGVHRDGVDYVLVLLIDRENIESGTTTIHARDGAVLGSFTLTHALDAALVDDARVLHGVTAVTPLDPARPAHRDVLVVTFKAVTSAT
- a CDS encoding PilZ domain-containing protein, which encodes MSQAGHHPHQHDRDQRRTRRKPVAFAATVMDVITGEPMGQIGNLSGTGMLLICPAAPQSEAIHQVRLPLSGDSAVPQYIEAGIQEQWHESPGAADLVWAGYRIIAISEEDDARLDAWLALPG
- a CDS encoding DUF1631 family protein, translating into MTDEQTGPRTGGDADPVRHPDARWPARTRRLLGELRTLCANWLHEPLGRSLDHFDMSLHRQSQLTASHLEQERYLATRLRLRDERKVFDQRFIASVDRAFDRLGMPIARTAAAAPQTLSLLDPLEHELAAALDQLVARSEARGGPQLIELGYRFAVLIGASPLESEALPIGPQAMAGAFREASRTLGLPSVHELLLLQSLEGSLIQGLAPLYELVNAHFCADGILPQLRPFALPRTAPRRDPARQEAPARPAVPAVATQAVAPPSPRAAPVPPRMGGAFGGRDNNAVTDEELQAALAALQAHLRDADEETRIDLNRPSRLREELLIQLSVGRPGHATRASLSSEQDDTVELIVRLFGQIARQLPPASDAQTLIRDLQLPMLRMALIDRGFSEQHDHPARKVLGRIAEIARDWLDDAGGLSDRGLRMQLGQLIERAGHEAPSVALYVSLLDDIEQYLAYLQHKTQLAERRQVDAMQGLERLEQARHRVGELLSPRLARASRVRGQLDQAWSDVLALTLLRHGEQSQVFGTRLAVTDQLLGALPVGDRHKLQLEVEAGLRQIGMPDEELATLARQMTEASREGASDKPAGADQLATRFGSRKRPDDPPRDAGVAPAVHAPDLAASAPGPDVLRVHRHLRALPPGAWFEFADPAGGRATRRRLVWYSSLTGHSLFVTRSGQRAEELGELQLAREIASARVREIASEHEDVLDHAWRAVTRELGRQSHSPRQGGDA
- a CDS encoding bifunctional diguanylate cyclase/phosphodiesterase; the encoded protein is MSTTNINVQSRISCPMPLTAAEERAWLRRLIVATTPVEVAEVIVELACAFPDCERASVLWGGEIDAHPCGASVTPDEAAWSQAALVGNGFALDADGRRLAWRLVPDDRAVLLLHFARGQLATSLPIALDRHFDMASQRLQQTLKLTGVQGSHKQLERSEKLQRALFAISDLAGSDLDMPELLRGIHEIVSTLMYGENFLIVRYDEERGTMRFLYYADVEDKEGLDTTRDVPLEGRRHTLTWHLLTGGKPLMGSQEQLDEQVNGPVIKAGPESADWLGVPMLRNGQVHGALVVQSYREGTIYTLEDRALLEFVGSHILTALERKQSKNDLELRVQTRTLELAEANHGLQLEVLERQRAEQLQGALFQLAQLATADIDENEFYARTHAVVGALLNAENFFIALISDDHEMLEFPYYVDEGVRRTLVRPLGHGLSEYVLRRARPFLGRLADVEMLLQEGEVMRHNIGAPAECWLGVPLVVADEVIGLVAVQNYAEENAYDAADQELLSFAALQIANSIYRRRSTASLHQANAQLEQRVEERTHELLQQIRQREQIQLQLKHQVMHDSLTGLPNRGYLRDRLDRVLALLRREPARRCALLYLDVDRFKVINDSLGHLAGDAFLKEIAGRLMHCVREPDVVARLSGDEFAILLEGVETPAMAVMVAQRILKCLSEPLQLVGKELEPSASIGIAVADKHCRYDSADDLLRDADIALYRAKQSGRKRFEMFDEALAKNMVDVLTLEAELRHALQNDEFEPYFQPICRLGDGRVVGHEALLRWNHPARGLLGPGDFIRIAEDSGLIEAIDWRMFELSCRQLMLHGRDDTFMTLNVSARHLRYVDFDTRLLQLLQSTGLPNSRLIIEVTEGALLDDAERVHATLERLRVAGVGAALDDFGTGYSSLSYLHSLPLRMLKIDQVFVQKLDEVGHTSNTSGVMVEAILALARALNIQVVAEGIETQTQRRMLLDMGCELGQGYLLGRPGALPVPPDAFGT
- a CDS encoding DUF1304 domain-containing protein, whose protein sequence is MSIAGNVVIALVALLHLWFLILEMFLWTRPSGRRAFGTTAEFAEQSKALAANQGLYNGFLAAGLAWGLWLGADGLGVKVFFLACVLIAGIFGGLTASRKILWIQALPAVIGLVLVHLA